One genomic window of Psychrobacillus sp. INOP01 includes the following:
- a CDS encoding Ada metal-binding domain-containing protein: protein MRVDERWQAITHNDQSYDDIFIYVVKSTGICCQPS from the coding sequence ATGCGAGTTGATGAACGATGGCAAGCGATTACGCATAATGACCAGTCGTATGATGATATTTTCATTTACGTAGTAAAATCAACAGGTATCTGTTGTCAGCCATCTTGA
- a CDS encoding ABC transporter permease — protein sequence MTLFSLARKNIARNFSQYFLYIASMVFSIVIYFTFVTLKYSNTIAEKTASSQKLDSLMSGAAVILIFFVAIFIAYSNSFFMKRRKKEVALYALLGVRNRQIGFMLFFENLLLGLVSLIVGVVFGFLCSKGFMTILIHLMGYDVIAPFTFSESAALNTSIVFLTIFLVTSFQGYRLIYQFKLIDLFHASKKGEAVPKPSMIVAILGLLLVATGYWLALQDIFTSKVWQAVGFLIIALIILTTVIVGTFLLFHSVTGFVLTVMKKNEKWLWKGLHLMTISQLLYRIRGNARTLTVIAVLSATTVTAGGAVYGLYYNINDQVTIANPNTFMYEQTDEKIDQKVSAALTDLTYDENIEALSVTFNTKQLNSAVNDSDKRIYTVINEKTYNKIAAIQQKEKLHVDKDNAVILDTGYDERFSPKYKGKTISTENSTTITFQSFKKQTVLNTGTAGIAVVVSNDQFNTLQKEGEALKYRVIGTDQASTDLSKKIAKYLPEEAQFSSAPQDFQTGIESVGSLLFIGSFLGLVFLAATGSIIYFKVLTEAEEDKSQYNMLHKMGVSAKDMRKSIASQVFVIFFVPLAIGLLHSAIALKAFSSLLMMDLGKPVLIWMIAYTFIYGLYYILTVASYNRIITQNNKTEG from the coding sequence AAAATATTGCACGAAATTTCTCCCAATATTTTTTATACATTGCATCTATGGTTTTTAGTATTGTTATCTACTTTACATTTGTGACATTAAAATATAGCAATACGATTGCGGAAAAAACAGCCTCATCACAAAAATTAGATTCACTAATGAGTGGGGCGGCAGTCATTCTCATATTCTTCGTAGCTATATTTATTGCCTACTCGAATTCATTCTTTATGAAAAGACGAAAAAAAGAAGTGGCTTTGTATGCATTGCTAGGCGTACGTAATCGTCAAATTGGATTTATGCTCTTTTTTGAAAACTTATTATTAGGTTTAGTTTCATTGATAGTGGGGGTTGTTTTTGGATTCCTTTGTTCAAAAGGATTTATGACAATTTTGATCCATTTAATGGGCTATGATGTCATCGCACCATTTACATTTTCGGAATCGGCGGCTTTGAATACCTCGATTGTGTTTCTAACTATTTTCCTGGTGACATCATTCCAAGGTTATCGTTTAATTTATCAGTTTAAACTAATCGATTTATTCCATGCATCGAAAAAAGGGGAAGCGGTTCCGAAGCCTTCGATGATAGTAGCCATTCTTGGATTATTACTAGTAGCTACTGGGTATTGGTTGGCGCTTCAAGATATTTTTACTTCAAAAGTGTGGCAAGCGGTCGGCTTTTTAATAATAGCGCTAATCATTTTAACAACCGTCATTGTCGGTACATTTCTATTGTTCCATAGTGTTACCGGTTTTGTTTTAACTGTGATGAAGAAAAATGAAAAATGGCTGTGGAAAGGGCTTCATTTAATGACAATTTCCCAACTGTTATATCGTATCCGAGGGAATGCACGTACATTGACCGTCATCGCAGTGTTAAGTGCTACAACCGTAACAGCAGGAGGAGCAGTGTACGGTCTTTACTACAACATAAACGACCAAGTTACGATCGCTAATCCGAATACTTTTATGTATGAGCAAACGGATGAAAAAATCGATCAAAAGGTAAGCGCTGCACTAACAGATTTGACGTACGATGAAAATATCGAGGCCTTATCTGTCACATTTAATACGAAACAATTAAACTCAGCGGTCAATGACTCAGATAAAAGAATTTATACGGTTATCAATGAAAAAACATATAACAAAATAGCGGCAATTCAACAAAAGGAAAAACTACATGTTGATAAGGACAATGCTGTTATTTTAGATACTGGATATGATGAAAGATTCTCACCGAAGTACAAAGGTAAAACAATTTCAACAGAAAACAGCACTACAATTACTTTTCAAAGCTTTAAAAAACAAACAGTTTTAAATACCGGGACAGCCGGTATTGCAGTGGTAGTATCAAACGATCAATTTAATACGTTACAAAAAGAAGGAGAAGCACTAAAATACCGAGTCATCGGTACGGACCAAGCTTCTACAGATTTATCCAAAAAGATTGCGAAATATTTACCTGAAGAAGCACAATTTTCTAGTGCTCCCCAAGACTTTCAAACAGGCATTGAAAGTGTAGGCTCCTTGCTCTTTATCGGGAGTTTCCTTGGCCTAGTATTTTTAGCGGCAACAGGAAGTATTATTTACTTTAAAGTTTTAACGGAAGCTGAGGAAGATAAATCTCAATACAATATGCTTCATAAAATGGGTGTTAGTGCAAAGGATATGCGTAAATCCATCGCATCTCAGGTATTTGTCATCTTTTTTGTGCCATTAGCAATAGGGTTATTACACAGTGCTATCGCTTTAAAAGCCTTCTCTAGTTTACTGATGATGGATCTAGGAAAGCCAGTATTGATCTGGATGATTGCTTATACGTTTATCTATGGACTGTATTATATCTTAACAGTAGCTTCTTACAATCGAATTATCACACAAAATAATAAAACAGAAGGATGA
- a CDS encoding sensor histidine kinase KdpD, which produces MKWKLTRRFLGSVVIIVVIVGIVNTILLLSLLLYRSIYNFETEEVSAENFSRTFAQYIDLRNDNPVVNEEGLEKLREMNAWVQFLNNKGEQVAALYTPESLQKEYSPIEIVQTYKYKEVDANTTVFIGEAHNFTYLIGVKNQKIGRYVLTYDYGKVFKNINILLLLILIVDIVIALIVGSIFGKRLTGPLHVLIDGIQQLRERRFKKMPIPHGVYEDVFRNMNELSLKLDQYEKERNQLDQMREEWISNVSHDMKTPLASIHGYAELMQDSAKDLTEEELYEYTSIINRQSKYMSDLLDDLNLTMRLRNQKLPLLLEDANIVGFLREMTINLLNDPQFGNRKVEFVANVDKAVHKVDKKLLKRAINNFTYNALVHNNENVLVRIQIDNVYPHCGQEEQKSSNISTVPAFHTQITIADNGRGIPSKDLDQVFDRYYRGTNTTSTHGTGLGMAIARDIILAHNGKVDLKSSENKGTTITILL; this is translated from the coding sequence ATGAAGTGGAAATTGACACGGCGCTTTTTAGGATCCGTTGTGATTATTGTTGTGATTGTAGGAATTGTGAATACAATTTTACTGCTTTCCTTACTCTTGTATCGTTCCATATATAATTTTGAGACGGAAGAAGTGTCTGCAGAAAACTTTAGCCGCACTTTTGCACAATATATAGATCTACGAAACGATAACCCTGTGGTTAATGAAGAAGGATTAGAAAAATTACGGGAAATGAATGCTTGGGTACAATTTCTGAATAACAAGGGTGAACAAGTAGCGGCTCTCTATACCCCTGAAAGTCTGCAAAAAGAATATTCTCCAATTGAAATTGTTCAAACGTATAAATATAAAGAAGTAGATGCAAATACGACAGTTTTTATAGGAGAAGCCCATAACTTTACCTATTTAATAGGAGTTAAAAATCAGAAAATAGGACGATATGTATTAACCTACGATTATGGAAAGGTTTTTAAAAATATTAACATCTTACTATTACTAATTCTAATCGTCGATATTGTCATTGCATTAATAGTTGGATCTATATTTGGCAAAAGATTAACAGGACCTCTTCACGTTTTAATAGATGGAATCCAACAGCTACGTGAAAGACGCTTTAAAAAAATGCCGATACCACATGGTGTGTATGAAGATGTATTTCGCAATATGAATGAACTCTCGCTAAAGCTAGATCAATATGAGAAAGAACGTAATCAACTTGACCAAATGCGTGAAGAATGGATTAGCAACGTTTCGCATGATATGAAGACACCACTCGCTTCTATTCATGGATATGCAGAATTGATGCAAGATAGTGCCAAAGATTTAACAGAAGAAGAATTGTATGAATATACTTCTATTATTAATAGACAGTCCAAGTACATGAGTGATCTATTAGATGATTTAAATTTAACGATGCGATTGCGCAATCAAAAACTCCCATTGTTATTGGAAGACGCGAATATTGTTGGATTTTTACGTGAAATGACGATCAATCTGTTAAATGATCCCCAGTTTGGTAATAGAAAAGTTGAATTTGTGGCTAATGTGGACAAAGCAGTGCATAAAGTGGATAAAAAACTACTGAAACGAGCAATAAATAACTTTACATACAACGCACTTGTGCATAACAATGAAAATGTCTTAGTAAGAATCCAAATTGATAATGTTTATCCACATTGTGGACAAGAGGAGCAAAAATCAAGCAACATATCCACAGTTCCAGCATTCCATACTCAAATTACCATTGCTGATAATGGCAGAGGTATTCCTTCTAAAGATTTAGATCAAGTTTTTGATCGCTACTATCGAGGTACAAATACTACTAGCACACATGGGACGGGTTTAGGAATGGCGATTGCACGTGATATTATCTTAGCTCATAACGGAAAAGTCGACTTGAAAAGCTCTGAAAACAAAGGAACAACCATTACTATACTTCTATAG
- a CDS encoding response regulator transcription factor, translating to MASEQWILIIEDEEDLARLLEKVLHKEGITNTITAGTVADGWAKFQQYTTALVLLDIMLPDGEGYDLCKQIREVSNVPILFMSAKDEEIDKLLGLAIGGDDYITKPFSPKEVAYRVKAQLRRAGFSEEKATPKSLQIGAFELSANETELKKDGKTLELTAKEIGLMSCFMHHPNQILSKETLFEHVWGDDFFGSDNTVMVHIRRLREKIEPEPSNPSFILTVKGLGYKLHTKG from the coding sequence ATGGCTAGTGAGCAGTGGATTTTAATCATTGAAGATGAGGAAGACCTGGCACGTCTCCTGGAGAAAGTTCTACATAAAGAAGGTATTACCAATACTATAACTGCAGGTACGGTTGCAGATGGCTGGGCAAAGTTTCAGCAGTATACCACCGCACTTGTATTGTTAGATATTATGCTACCAGATGGAGAAGGCTATGATTTATGCAAACAAATTCGTGAAGTTTCCAATGTACCTATTTTATTTATGTCGGCGAAGGACGAGGAGATTGATAAGCTTTTAGGACTAGCGATAGGCGGAGATGATTATATCACAAAACCATTTAGTCCGAAGGAAGTTGCATATCGAGTGAAGGCACAGTTAAGACGGGCTGGTTTTTCTGAGGAAAAAGCGACTCCGAAAAGTTTGCAAATTGGAGCTTTCGAGCTTAGTGCCAATGAAACAGAATTGAAGAAAGATGGAAAAACGCTTGAACTTACGGCGAAAGAAATCGGACTAATGAGCTGTTTTATGCATCATCCAAATCAGATTCTAAGCAAAGAAACCTTGTTTGAACATGTATGGGGTGATGACTTTTTTGGCTCTGATAATACAGTGATGGTACATATACGTCGATTACGTGAAAAAATTGAGCCAGAGCCTTCCAACCCTTCATTTATATTAACTGTTAAAGGACTTGGGTATAAACTACATACCAAGGGGTGA
- a CDS encoding YxeA family protein, translating into MKKFLIVVGILFALGIVGVFAITKIDFNRMNADNYYLQITEDGVPHENKLDDGSIMTSYSYQLDATNADGKTIPLEFTAIKNLRKDAYLKMYVKKGDQVSSYDEVKLEEIPQKAQKKLK; encoded by the coding sequence ATGAAGAAATTTCTAATAGTAGTGGGTATTTTGTTTGCACTAGGGATAGTAGGGGTTTTTGCAATTACAAAAATAGACTTCAACCGCATGAATGCTGACAATTATTATTTGCAAATTACAGAGGATGGCGTACCACATGAGAACAAACTAGATGATGGTTCCATTATGACTTCCTATTCATATCAACTAGATGCTACAAATGCGGATGGTAAAACAATTCCGTTAGAATTCACAGCAATTAAAAATCTTCGAAAAGATGCCTACTTGAAAATGTACGTTAAGAAGGGTGATCAGGTATCATCGTATGATGAAGTGAAGCTAGAAGAAATACCGCAAAAAGCACAAAAAAAATTAAAATAG